Genomic DNA from Porites lutea chromosome 4, jaPorLute2.1, whole genome shotgun sequence:
tgccactttaaccggccagcAAAAGACAAggagacgttcagttaaaggtgtcttagctttgttttgttatattttgacttttggactattttagtacATGGCAGTTTCGACAACTCACCTCATTTTGTCCATGTTATTGACACACACTACATCTGGGCTACCTGTGACTCAAGCAGCTACTGCTTGTGCAAACTCGTCATGATCAATATAGTTTAATGTTACTAAAGATTAGTATAAAAAGCTTTTGAGTGGTTCCCCCTTCAAATCTGACAACTCCATTAaatggttaatttttttaacctcttggaTATAATCTCCATTGAAAGAACCCTTAAACTTAAGCTAATTCAGGATACATGATTCTCCTTGGTAATCAAAGCTTAGTTAGAGTATCAACTTTTAAGAACAAACTGAAAAACACCTTCTCACGTAACTTGTTCTTTTCCCTtcatccccctccctttttctttttctatgcCTTCgtctcttgtcttttttttcttttaattttgccTTTAGTACCTTACGTACCTTTTGTTACTCTTTCGTAAatggttcttttttttgtgCTATTTGGAATATACACTGTAGTAGAGAAACCCTACTTTACTTACATAAACCTCATGGTTTCTTTTGGCTTTCTTGCCATTTTCTCATATTTCCTTGTACTTAATTATTTGCAACACCACAAGGTGGTGAGAtagtaaataaaaattaaaattaaaagatatccttaatgaaaaaattttaatttcagggCTCtaaagtgattttttaaaagacaacAATGTACAATATCTGACAGTGAGAAATTATCAAGAGTAAGCATTCCAATGCCACCAAAGGTTATGAAATGCAACTATTGTGAAAAGTACTTTAGCCAGTCATGGAGTTGCAAGCGCCATGAACTCACTCACACAGGAGAAAAACCTTATCAGTGCAAGTATTGTAATAAGTGCTTTACACAGTCATCAACTTGCAAGTGGCATGAAATTACCCACACAGGAGTGAAACCTTATCAGTGCAAGTATTGTGATAAGTGCTATAGACATTCAACCAATTGCAAGGTGCATGAACGTACCCACACAGGGGTGACACCTTATCAGTGCAAGTATTGTGATAAGTGCTTTAGGCGGTCGTCAACTTGCAAGCAGCATGAATTTATCCACACAGGAGTGAAACCTTATCGGTGCAAATACTGTGAAAAAAGCTTCCGTGCTTCGTCAACTTGCAAGGAACATGAACGTACCCACACAGGAGTGAAACCTTATCAGTGCAAGTATTGTGAAAAGTGCTTCAGTTATTTATCACATTGCAAGGAGCATGAACGTACCCACACAGGAGAGAAACCTTATCTCTGCAAGTATTGTGACAAGTGCTTCACACAGTCATCCAATTGCAAGGTGCATGAACGTACCCACACAGGAGTGAAACCTTATCACTGCAAGTCTTGTGATAAGTGCTTCACACAGTCATCACAGTGCAAGCAACATGAACTTACACATCTGACATGCAGGGATGAAACTGTATCGGTGCAAGCATTGTGATCACTGCTTTACACAGTCATCACATTGCAAGTAGCATCACTTTACCCACCCACTTATAAAATGTAAAACCTTATCATTGCAAGTATTGTGAAAAACGTTTTAGCCAGTCATTCATTGTCAGGCAACATGAATGTACCTACACAGGAGGAGACCTTGTcatggttttggaagccatcttgacaaGTACATTGTAGGAAAGCAcatgaaaaattacagtgtttgcatgagaatcCAATGCCGAATAATTTCTGTAAAGtagctgttctgaaaaaaatatgaattgtaaactaaactacacagcaaaggattctACTAACAAATTTTTGGGGCCATACCTTTtgcttaaagggacaggttcacagTTCAGtgcatgctcatttatcaaaatgctgtttttctgccagGGCATGCTGTATCGtctttgcaagcaatatgatcatgacATAaggttgtcaaagaaccaatctgcacactcccctggcagtcacttgatcaacttatgTGCAAAtggctgtaaattaatcaaccatggaataaaatctttgggtcaacaataaattcaacgttggtagtgttggcacaCTCCACTAATTTTTCCGGCGCTTTCCGGCGTCAGGTTTTtttgaaatacacttctacttttaaatacactctgagatcgctgagatacatgtgagtttgattattaaccgatagaattaataataaattggaaaaaagtaatttaattaatgagcatgcgcttaaccGTGAAATGTCCCTTTAAATTTCTCCAGATGCTTCCTTTAGATTTCAACATATTTGTTTGCAATTTTTCTGGGAAATTTTAGTTGGTTGGAAAAAAttttttacagacaaatatgTAG
This window encodes:
- the LOC140932797 gene encoding uncharacterized protein → MPPKVMKCNYCEKYFSQSWSCKRHELTHTGEKPYQCKYCNKCFTQSSTCKWHEITHTGVKPYQCKYCDKCYRHSTNCKVHERTHTGVTPYQCKYCDKCFRRSSTCKQHEFIHTGVKPYRCKYCEKSFRASSTCKEHERTHTGVKPYQCKYCEKCFSYLSHCKEHERTHTGEKPYLCKYCDKCFTQSSNCKVHERTHTGVKPYHCKSCDKCFTQSSQCKQHELTHLTCRDETVSVQAL